Proteins encoded in a region of the Streptomyces sp. PCS3-D2 genome:
- a CDS encoding TIGR02680 family protein has protein sequence MTTRPEPPAPARPRWQPLRTGLVDLFHYDVEEFHFRDGRLLLRGNNGTGKSKVLALTLPFLLDGDLSARRVEPDGDAGKRMEWNLLLGGEHPHSERLGYTWVEFGRRDAASGEEHFRTLLCGLKAVSGRGIARHWWAVTGQRIDHGPADARADGSLSLLDATGTVLSRDRLIEAVAGRGRVYDQAKAYRRAVDEALFGLGEQRYAALVDLLIQLRQPQLSKRPNEAALSRALTEALPPMDQAVIADVAEAFRSLDEEKEELRSAGAAERAAAVFLDHYRRYARTAARRRARLPRSEHSKYEQLLRALAEAQAEKAGAERDRAAAEERVAALTETRARLEAADAALREGPEMRSAREVDRAAKAAERAENDRTRALDDQEEASHRHTRALGRLGAAENRLRAARELSEDMLLRARETAAAARLDLPTDTGQAVAGLRAAVAEATDRRHRTLTHLEALADRAEAAAAGRRSAVLRLDETETGLTQAAEALGAAQDAARAAGRALVDAVREHAHRCGELVYADPAGLLDELQEWTRHQDGPYPARRRAAEAHRTTAAALADQAARAAHHRAALVSRTRDAEHELTALESGGRRGPQAPHTRTPGLRDQQPGAPLWRLVDFREEVAEQDRAGLEAALEASGLLDAWVCPDGAALAAEGHDVILAPDSGPVAGASLADVLRPAVDRGDAQAAAVGTEAVARLLEAIGLGGAREDTVPAGEGEAPGAGPTGTAVPHGTWVAPDGRHRVGVLTGRWAKPAAEYIGEGAREAARRTRIAALHAELSLLQRQSAAADAQAQVLAARRHTLDTELASVPDDAPLMRAHADAAAAAGTLRRARARRDGRAAEVTAAAERAESAAAELRETAADVGMPRERAELAAVRQALAELDVVLAGLWPALRERHEASRQADDEREEALRAGERAAELAVRAEDAAREAAAADERLATLRSTVGAAVAELERLLAETADTLRGCTADEQRARTEHTEADRRASRAEGSIEQLEKAVTEAAATRSEAVAALQRFTGTGLIAVALPDLAVPAADEGPWAATPAIALARALESELATTDDSDGAWERVQRRLGEEFKTLQDALSRHGNTASARMVEDAVIVEIVYQGRERAVPELAEALAAEVAELTRILSAHEREILETHLITEVAGTLQELIAAAERQVLAMNAELEERPTSTGMKLRLVWRPSRKAPVGLAQARGRLLQTNDAWTAEDRSAVGEFLQTQIARQQTEDAAGSWLEHLTAALDYRSWHEFAVERQQHGRWVPATGPASGGERVLAVSVPLFAAASSHYASAGSPYAPRLVTLDEAFAGVDDDSRAKCLGLLHAFDLDVVMTSEREWACYPQVPGIAIAQLARVDEVAAVLVTRWEWDGTARTRREDPVRPAHPEALWV, from the coding sequence GTGACGACCCGCCCAGAGCCCCCCGCCCCGGCGCGTCCCCGCTGGCAGCCCCTGCGGACGGGCCTCGTCGACCTCTTCCACTACGACGTGGAGGAGTTCCACTTCCGCGACGGCCGACTCCTGCTGCGCGGCAACAACGGCACCGGCAAGTCCAAGGTGCTGGCCCTGACCCTGCCCTTCCTCCTGGACGGGGACCTCAGCGCCCGCCGGGTGGAACCCGACGGGGACGCGGGCAAGCGGATGGAATGGAACCTCCTGCTCGGCGGTGAGCACCCGCACTCCGAACGCCTCGGCTACACCTGGGTGGAGTTCGGCCGCCGCGACGCGGCGAGCGGCGAGGAGCACTTCCGCACGCTCCTGTGCGGACTCAAGGCCGTCAGCGGGCGCGGGATCGCACGCCACTGGTGGGCCGTGACGGGGCAGCGGATCGACCACGGGCCGGCCGACGCGCGCGCGGACGGGTCGCTGAGCCTGCTCGATGCCACCGGCACCGTGCTGTCCCGGGACCGGCTCATCGAAGCCGTCGCCGGCCGGGGCCGGGTCTACGACCAGGCCAAGGCCTACCGCCGCGCCGTCGACGAAGCGCTGTTCGGCCTCGGGGAGCAGCGCTACGCGGCCCTCGTAGACCTCCTCATCCAGCTGCGCCAGCCCCAGCTGTCCAAGCGCCCCAACGAGGCCGCCCTCTCCCGCGCCCTCACCGAAGCCCTGCCCCCGATGGACCAGGCCGTCATCGCGGACGTGGCCGAGGCCTTCCGCTCGCTGGACGAGGAGAAGGAGGAACTGCGTTCGGCCGGCGCGGCCGAACGCGCGGCCGCGGTGTTCCTCGACCACTACCGGCGCTACGCCCGCACGGCCGCCCGCCGCCGCGCACGCCTTCCGCGCAGCGAACACTCCAAGTACGAGCAACTCCTGCGCGCCCTCGCCGAGGCCCAGGCCGAGAAGGCCGGTGCGGAACGGGACCGGGCCGCCGCGGAGGAACGCGTGGCCGCGCTCACCGAGACCCGGGCCAGGCTGGAGGCGGCCGACGCAGCCCTGCGCGAAGGCCCCGAGATGCGCAGCGCCCGCGAAGTGGACCGTGCGGCGAAGGCGGCGGAGCGGGCCGAGAACGACCGTACCCGCGCTCTCGACGACCAGGAGGAGGCATCGCATCGGCACACCAGGGCGCTCGGCCGCCTCGGTGCCGCCGAGAACAGGCTCAGGGCCGCCCGGGAGCTCTCCGAGGACATGCTGCTCCGGGCCCGGGAGACGGCTGCGGCGGCCCGGCTGGACCTTCCCACGGACACCGGGCAGGCCGTTGCCGGCCTGCGGGCTGCGGTGGCCGAAGCGACCGACCGCAGGCACCGCACGCTCACGCACCTGGAGGCGCTCGCCGACCGGGCCGAGGCGGCGGCGGCCGGGCGCCGCAGCGCCGTGCTCCGGCTCGACGAGACGGAGACCGGGCTGACCCAGGCCGCCGAGGCGCTGGGCGCCGCCCAGGACGCGGCGCGGGCCGCCGGACGGGCCCTGGTCGACGCCGTACGCGAGCACGCGCACCGGTGCGGAGAGCTGGTGTACGCCGATCCGGCCGGCCTCCTGGACGAGCTCCAGGAGTGGACCCGGCACCAGGACGGCCCCTACCCCGCGCGACGCCGTGCCGCCGAAGCACACCGCACCACCGCGGCGGCACTCGCCGACCAGGCGGCGCGGGCGGCGCACCACCGGGCCGCTCTGGTCTCCCGGACCCGCGACGCCGAACACGAACTCACCGCCCTGGAGTCCGGCGGCCGGCGCGGGCCGCAGGCCCCGCACACCAGGACCCCCGGCCTGCGGGACCAGCAGCCCGGTGCTCCGCTGTGGCGGCTCGTCGACTTCAGGGAAGAGGTCGCGGAGCAGGACCGCGCCGGGCTGGAGGCGGCCCTGGAGGCATCCGGGCTGCTGGACGCGTGGGTGTGCCCCGACGGGGCGGCCCTCGCCGCGGAAGGCCATGACGTGATCCTCGCCCCGGACTCCGGACCGGTCGCCGGGGCATCGCTCGCCGACGTACTGCGCCCGGCCGTGGACCGCGGCGACGCGCAGGCCGCGGCGGTCGGTACGGAGGCGGTGGCCCGCCTGCTGGAGGCGATCGGGCTCGGCGGGGCCCGCGAGGACACGGTACCGGCCGGCGAAGGGGAGGCACCCGGCGCCGGCCCGACGGGCACCGCGGTCCCCCACGGCACCTGGGTCGCGCCGGACGGACGCCACCGCGTCGGCGTCCTCACCGGCCGGTGGGCCAAACCCGCTGCCGAGTACATCGGGGAGGGCGCGCGGGAAGCCGCGAGGCGGACCAGGATCGCCGCCCTGCACGCCGAACTCTCCCTCCTTCAGCGGCAGTCCGCCGCCGCCGACGCGCAGGCCCAGGTGCTTGCGGCCCGCCGGCACACCCTCGACACCGAGCTGGCGTCCGTGCCCGACGACGCACCTCTGATGCGGGCGCACGCCGACGCCGCGGCCGCCGCCGGCACCCTGCGCCGGGCCCGGGCCCGGCGTGACGGGCGGGCCGCCGAGGTGACGGCCGCTGCCGAGCGGGCCGAGTCGGCCGCCGCCGAACTGCGGGAGACCGCAGCCGATGTGGGGATGCCCCGGGAGCGGGCGGAGCTGGCCGCCGTACGGCAGGCCCTCGCCGAGCTCGACGTCGTCCTGGCCGGACTCTGGCCCGCCCTGCGCGAGCGGCACGAGGCGTCCCGGCAGGCGGACGACGAACGCGAAGAGGCGCTCCGGGCCGGGGAGCGGGCCGCCGAACTCGCCGTACGGGCGGAAGACGCCGCCCGCGAGGCAGCCGCCGCGGACGAACGGCTGGCCACCCTGCGGTCGACCGTGGGCGCCGCCGTCGCAGAGCTGGAGCGCCTGCTCGCCGAGACCGCGGACACCCTGCGCGGCTGCACGGCCGACGAACAGCGCGCCCGGACCGAGCACACGGAGGCGGACCGGCGGGCCAGCCGGGCCGAGGGGAGCATCGAACAGCTGGAGAAGGCCGTCACCGAGGCCGCCGCGACCCGTTCGGAGGCCGTCGCAGCGCTCCAGCGCTTCACCGGCACCGGCCTGATCGCCGTCGCGCTGCCCGACCTCGCCGTACCGGCCGCGGACGAGGGCCCGTGGGCAGCCACCCCGGCCATCGCCTTGGCCCGTGCCCTCGAATCGGAGCTGGCGACGACGGATGACTCGGACGGTGCGTGGGAACGGGTGCAGCGGCGTCTGGGCGAGGAGTTCAAGACCCTCCAGGACGCGCTGTCCCGGCACGGCAACACCGCTTCGGCCCGCATGGTCGAGGACGCCGTGATCGTGGAGATCGTCTACCAGGGCCGAGAGCGAGCCGTACCCGAACTCGCCGAGGCGCTGGCGGCCGAGGTCGCGGAACTCACCCGCATCCTCTCCGCACACGAGCGCGAGATCCTCGAAACCCACCTCATCACCGAGGTGGCCGGCACCCTCCAGGAGCTGATCGCAGCCGCCGAACGGCAGGTGCTGGCCATGAACGCGGAGTTGGAGGAAAGGCCCACCTCCACCGGAATGAAGCTGCGCCTGGTGTGGCGGCCTTCCCGCAAGGCACCGGTGGGACTCGCCCAGGCCCGCGGCCGCCTGCTCCAGACCAACGACGCATGGACGGCCGAGGACCGGTCCGCGGTCGGCGAGTTCCTACAGACGCAGATCGCCCGCCAGCAGACCGAGGACGCGGCGGGCAGCTGGCTGGAACACCTCACCGCCGCCCTGGACTACCGTTCCTGGCACGAGTTCGCGGTCGAACGCCAACAGCACGGCCGCTGGGTGCCCGCCACGGGACCGGCGTCCGGAGGCGAACGCGTGCTGGCCGTGTCCGTTCCCCTGTTCGCCGCGGCCTCCTCGCACTACGCGAGCGCGGGCAGCCCGTACGCGCCGCGCCTGGTGACCCTGGACGAGGCGTTCGCGGGGGTGGACGACGATTCGCGGGCCAAGTGCCTCGGGCTCCTGCACGCCTTCGACCTGGATGTGGTCATGACCAGCGAACGGGAGTGGGCCTGCTACCCGCAGGTGCCGGGCATCGCCATCGCCCAGCTCGCGCGCGTCGACGAGGTGGCCGCCGTCCTGGTCACCCGCTGGGAGTGGGACGGTACGGCGCGCACACGCCGCGAGGACCCCGTGCGTCCCGCGCACCCGGAAGCCTTGTGGGTGTGA
- a CDS encoding TIGR02678 family protein has protein sequence MTTPLAEVLDGQHAAERRKAARALLKQPLLLAHGAYADEFRLVRRHAGELREWFDRNTGWSLQVDAETARLGRIPGVPDDATHPAREVSRSAVPFSRRRYVLLCLALASLERGEAQIALGRLADQIVLDAKDPRLAAAGIEFTLDRRDERLDLAAVVRLLLHLGVLRRVAGEEDAYVSGAGDVLYDVERRVLAGLLATRRGPSTVRAETPEARLAELAAETALDSDELRFRAMRRSLTRRLLDDPVVYYDELTDAELGYLTRQRGFLTARINELTGLVAEVRAEGIAMVDPEDDLTDLRMPESGTRGHVTLLLAEYLTAVGGLVVPMVDLERRVVELAAEHGGFWSKSAREPGAEGDLAEQAVARLAALGLVARTADGVLPRPALARYAVGETVVLEPRTGTGPRTRTSGTTQVPAQRKAYLP, from the coding sequence ATGACGACCCCGCTCGCGGAAGTACTCGACGGGCAGCACGCCGCGGAGCGCCGCAAGGCCGCCCGCGCCCTGCTGAAGCAGCCGCTGCTGCTCGCGCACGGCGCGTACGCCGACGAGTTCCGCCTGGTCCGCCGGCACGCCGGCGAGCTGCGCGAGTGGTTCGACCGCAACACCGGCTGGTCCCTCCAGGTCGATGCCGAGACGGCCCGGCTGGGCAGGATCCCCGGCGTGCCGGACGACGCCACGCACCCGGCCCGCGAGGTCAGTCGCAGCGCCGTCCCCTTCAGCCGCCGCCGGTACGTCCTGCTCTGCCTCGCCCTGGCCTCCCTCGAACGCGGTGAGGCGCAGATCGCACTGGGCCGCCTCGCGGACCAGATCGTGCTGGACGCGAAGGATCCCCGACTGGCCGCAGCGGGCATCGAGTTCACCCTGGACCGCCGTGACGAACGGCTCGACCTGGCCGCGGTCGTCCGGCTGCTGCTCCACCTCGGGGTCCTGCGGCGCGTCGCCGGGGAGGAGGACGCGTACGTCAGCGGAGCCGGCGACGTCCTGTACGACGTCGAGCGGCGCGTCCTGGCCGGTCTGCTCGCCACCCGTCGGGGACCTTCCACCGTCCGGGCCGAAACGCCGGAGGCCCGGCTCGCCGAACTCGCCGCCGAAACAGCCCTCGACAGCGACGAACTGCGCTTCCGTGCCATGCGCCGCTCGCTGACCCGGCGGCTGCTCGACGACCCCGTCGTCTACTACGACGAGCTGACGGACGCCGAGCTCGGATACCTCACGCGCCAGCGCGGCTTCCTCACCGCCCGCATCAACGAACTGACCGGTCTGGTCGCCGAAGTGCGGGCCGAAGGCATCGCCATGGTCGACCCCGAGGACGACCTCACCGACCTCCGGATGCCGGAATCAGGGACCCGCGGCCACGTCACCCTGCTGCTCGCGGAATATCTGACGGCGGTCGGAGGCCTGGTCGTCCCCATGGTCGACCTCGAACGCCGCGTGGTCGAACTGGCGGCGGAGCACGGCGGATTCTGGTCCAAGTCGGCCCGTGAACCGGGGGCCGAGGGCGACCTGGCCGAGCAGGCCGTCGCCCGGCTGGCCGCTCTCGGCCTGGTCGCCCGTACCGCTGACGGGGTCCTGCCGCGCCCGGCGCTCGCCCGCTACGCGGTCGGCGAGACCGTCGTGCTCGAACCCCGCACCGGTACCGGGCCCCGTACCCGCACCTCCGGTACCACGCAGGTGCCGGCGCAGCGAAAGGCGTACCTGCCGTGA
- a CDS encoding TIGR02677 family protein encodes MDTTSPPAECLPDGYGPFAHLTAPNVLLYRAVMGAFLHAKERFAVHLRPEDVYAGLAGENRPTELDTVVKALDSLVGWGNLRADPDTGRVTAVEDFYRKRFIYQLTRAGEAAEQALSAYDEALGRRGALQAVALHDIVTQLRALVVLAAEEEPDPAKTHLALDALASRFGALADNARAFMGSLQRTIDLHDVGEEVFLAYKDQLIRYLERFIQDLITLGGRIARLILELEERGSIEPLLRAAAAREAADATPQDAAHAAQAAYERWAGRWAGLAAWFLSRDGRESQARLLRGRALGAIPQLLAVVRSLNERRAGRSDRSADFRTLARWFAEAPDDDARHRLWRTAFGLYPARHLTVDAETLAARRARPEPAATPWADAAPLRISPQLRRTGSYERRGKPRRVEDRQEARRLLAETAAKQAAETAAARARLVTRGITRLSGLGELDPLSFRLFLQLLGDALATWRPGMTYTAATSGDGSMEIRLTAPADGAVAEVRTPDGTFTGPDHTIEIVDLTETPGRGGAR; translated from the coding sequence GTACACCTGCGGCCCGAGGACGTGTACGCGGGGCTGGCCGGCGAGAACCGGCCGACCGAGCTGGACACGGTGGTCAAGGCCCTCGACAGCCTGGTGGGCTGGGGGAACCTGCGGGCCGACCCGGACACCGGGCGGGTCACCGCCGTCGAGGACTTCTACCGCAAACGGTTCATCTACCAGCTCACGCGGGCGGGCGAGGCGGCGGAGCAGGCCCTGTCCGCGTACGACGAGGCGCTCGGTCGGCGGGGCGCGCTGCAGGCCGTCGCGCTGCACGACATCGTGACCCAACTGCGGGCGCTGGTCGTGCTGGCGGCCGAGGAAGAGCCCGATCCGGCCAAGACGCATCTGGCGCTGGACGCCCTCGCGAGCCGTTTCGGCGCGCTCGCCGACAACGCGCGGGCCTTCATGGGCTCCCTCCAGCGGACCATCGACCTGCACGACGTGGGGGAGGAGGTCTTCCTCGCCTACAAGGACCAGCTCATCCGGTACCTGGAACGGTTCATCCAGGACCTGATCACCCTCGGCGGGCGCATCGCCCGGCTGATCCTGGAGCTGGAGGAGCGGGGGAGCATCGAACCGCTGCTGCGGGCCGCGGCCGCCCGTGAGGCCGCGGACGCCACCCCGCAGGACGCCGCCCACGCGGCGCAGGCCGCGTACGAGCGGTGGGCCGGCCGATGGGCAGGACTGGCGGCCTGGTTCCTCAGCCGGGACGGCCGGGAGTCGCAGGCCCGGCTGCTGCGCGGCCGGGCGCTGGGCGCGATCCCGCAACTGCTGGCCGTCGTACGGTCGCTGAACGAGCGGCGGGCGGGGCGATCGGACCGCTCCGCCGACTTCCGCACCCTCGCACGCTGGTTCGCCGAGGCACCCGACGACGACGCCCGGCACCGGCTGTGGCGCACCGCCTTCGGACTGTACCCGGCCCGGCACCTCACCGTGGACGCGGAGACGCTGGCCGCCCGCCGCGCCCGTCCGGAGCCCGCGGCCACCCCCTGGGCCGATGCCGCACCCCTGCGCATCAGCCCGCAGCTGCGCCGTACGGGAAGCTACGAGCGGCGCGGCAAACCGCGCAGGGTCGAGGACCGGCAGGAAGCACGCCGACTGCTCGCCGAGACGGCCGCCAAGCAGGCCGCCGAGACGGCAGCCGCCCGGGCCCGTCTGGTCACCCGCGGCATCACCAGGCTGTCCGGACTCGGCGAGCTCGACCCCCTCAGCTTCCGGCTCTTCCTCCAACTCCTCGGCGACGCGCTCGCCACCTGGCGGCCCGGCATGACGTACACCGCGGCCACCAGCGGCGACGGCTCCATGGAGATCCGACTCACCGCACCGGCCGACGGGGCCGTGGCCGAGGTCCGCACACCGGACGGGACCTTCACGGGCCCGGACCACACCATCGAAATCGTCGACCTCACCGAGACACCAGGAAGGGGCGGAGCGCGATGA